Genomic segment of Salvia hispanica cultivar TCC Black 2014 chromosome 2, UniMelb_Shisp_WGS_1.0, whole genome shotgun sequence:
TCCTGTGAGTAGGAACCTTTAGCTTTTTCTGCTTCAAATCATCCTTCCAAATTTTGGCAATATCTTGTGAAACTCTGACTGCATCAGCTGATGCCCCAGCCAGCCCTCTCCTTGTGAATCCAACTGCATAAATCCCACCTTCACCCTTCCAGCCATTTGGAAATGGATTCTTAGGAAATCCATTTTTCCCAAACATCTCATTCTcctgaaaaaattaatataaacaaTTTAGCATTTAATTCTCAAAACTCCATTTAAAATACAAGAATTAAAATCAAGTATAAGTGATTTCTCACCTGTAGCCAATAAGGGACATTGCTGCGGTAACCAGTGGCTAGGATTACAGAGTCGATCATCTTTTTCTCTCCGGTTACGAGCTCGACTCCGGCCTTAGAGAAGCTCGTGATCCCGGGGACCACTTCGATTTCCCGGGATCTGATCTTCTCTAATGCCCCCACGTCGAGTACCGGAGTCTTCCCGTACTTGTTTTTCAGCTCCAACGGCCCTGTCGAGGGCCGTTTCAGCCCGTACTTCTCCATGTTTCCGAGCACCATCCACGCCAAAAACAGCACTAGCTTATCCACAATCCACAACGGCAGCCATCTCATCAGCAGCATCGCTAGCTCGAACGTTGATTTTCCCATTATTTCTCTCGGAAGAACATGAAcctgaaaatatatataaaaaaaattagtgattgaaaaaaaattagtagatttgaaaaaaaattgatcggatttggaaattttctcaCCGCGCTACGAACGACCATGGCTGGCTTGGCGTGGTGATCGCAGAGATCGAGGGAGACTTCCATGCCGGAGTTTCCGCAGCCGACGACGAGGACTCTCTGGCCCTTGAATTTGTCGCCGGATTTGTAATCGCAGGCGTGGATGACCTCGCCGCCGAACTCGTCAAGCCCGGGGATGTCGGGGATGATGCGCTCGGCGTTCTCGCCGGTGGCCACGACGAGCCACTGGCAGATGTACTCGACCTCGCCGCCGATTCCGGCGGTTCTGACGCGCCAGAGGCCGCAGGCTTCGTCGTACTTGGCGGTCTCGACTGACTCGTTGAAGTGCGGCTTGATGTCGAAGTGGGCGGCGTAGGACTCCATGTATTCGACGAATTGACGCTTGTTTGGGTAGCGGGGGTAGTGGTCGGGGAAGGGGAAGTCCGGGAGCTGGCAGAATTGCTTGGGGAGGTGGAGCTTGAGGCGATCGTAGGTGTGCTTTTGCCATAGGGAGGCAATGCAGTCGGACCGTTCCACGATCACGAACGGTACGCCTTGCTTTTTGAGGCCGGCCGCCACGGCCAGGCCTGAAGGGCCGGCCCCTACTATCACTGGGCCATTCACCCACACGCACCGCCGGGAGAGTGTGTTGCTACTATCTGAGAAGTTAAACATTTTTCGTGTTGTGTTCGGGAATGTTGATGGATTTTTTGATGGTTATAAGTTGAAGGTTTTTGTTTGAGTGAGGGATGAGGAGTATCTGTTTTTTGTGTATGTTTTGTTGATGGGAAATCTTGTTGATTGGGAATGGATGATGAGAAATAGGGGGGGAGAGGAGGGTTTAAATAGAGAGATGTGTCCAAGGCTCAAGTGAGTTGCATGTGATAGTTAATGACATTGGGAAGTGGGGcccatttctttttcaaatcaTAATTAAGCCAAAATTTCTTTTTCGATTATTCTAATCATCGGGTTGATTGTTCTTAAATTTAAGGTCTTACTTGATTATGGcgtattgaaaaaaaatatcaaattggGGTTGGCCCTTTCGGGTCTTAAATATTTGAGGTTGCCTTTTCATATTATGGCTTTTGGAATCGTACGTATGTTTAATACTTACAAAGTATATGTAGGTGAGAGATAAGCGAAGGAATTTTCCATCCTCCAAGTAATATAGTTTATGTTCATAAAGTAATGGTgtgaatgaatatatatttatgtatgaaATAACTTTTTGAAGAATAATAGTATTGATTAACTTGACTAACATATTGAattgtttccttttttgaggaataacttttttcttacgaagcaaaaaggaaagagaagaaatgtgaAAGTGCAagatgattataatttatatccATATGATTACGCGGGTCATATGATCTATCATcactaataatttaaaaaaattaatcattcaataccttaaattataaagaagAAACGAccaactaatattttttaattaatcagtactatgtaagaaaaagaaaagaaaagaaaagaaaatgaaataaaaactagtaaaaatctttttttggtaattaaaattataaaacggAGTTTTTTACATGGAAGGtaaaaaataactaacaaGGCGATAGTAAAGATCTGCCAAAAATTTGGGAGAAATGAAAGTGACGTGTGAGGTGGCCCACAGAAACAGTAGAAGTTTCAGTGATGAGGTGGCAAGCCACGTGGAGAGGAGGACCGGGTACGGGTGGGTCGAACAACGTTACCCACTGGTTATTGGACCCCAACTTTGAGAGTGTGACTGATGTGGCTATTTCGGCCCACAAAGCCCATCCTGGCCAACTCATTACATCGTGTTCTTTAGCACCCGGCTGGCCCCC
This window contains:
- the LOC125203090 gene encoding probable indole-3-pyruvate monooxygenase YUCCA9, coding for MFNFSDSSNTLSRRCVWVNGPVIVGAGPSGLAVAAGLKKQGVPFVIVERSDCIASLWQKHTYDRLKLHLPKQFCQLPDFPFPDHYPRYPNKRQFVEYMESYAAHFDIKPHFNESVETAKYDEACGLWRVRTAGIGGEVEYICQWLVVATGENAERIIPDIPGLDEFGGEVIHACDYKSGDKFKGQRVLVVGCGNSGMEVSLDLCDHHAKPAMVVRSAVHVLPREIMGKSTFELAMLLMRWLPLWIVDKLVLFLAWMVLGNMEKYGLKRPSTGPLELKNKYGKTPVLDVGALEKIRSREIEVVPGITSFSKAGVELVTGEKKMIDSVILATGYRSNVPYWLQENEMFGKNGFPKNPFPNGWKGEGGIYAVGFTRRGLAGASADAVRVSQDIAKIWKDDLKQKKLKVPTHRRCISTF